The following proteins come from a genomic window of Ignisphaera sp.:
- a CDS encoding amino acid ABC transporter ATP-binding protein gives MKVLLEAIDIHKYFGKQHILKGVSLSVPEGETIVIIGPSGSGKSTLLRCLNLLIKPDRGRIIFDGIDITSGNIDIHRIRQEIGFVFQSYNLFAHLTAIENVMLGLVKVKKMGREEAKKVAAEALLSVGITEDLWSKYPAQLSGGQQQRVAIARAIAMNPRLLLLDEPTSALDPELTVEVLKVLEKLSEKRMTMIIVTHELGFAMRVADEVVFMEDGTIVESGPPEKILLNPEKERTRAFVSKLMELYRMERLHR, from the coding sequence ATGAAGGTATTGTTAGAGGCTATAGATATCCACAAATACTTTGGTAAACAACACATTCTAAAGGGTGTTAGCCTATCTGTACCCGAGGGGGAGACAATTGTAATCATAGGGCCTTCGGGTTCTGGAAAATCAACTCTTCTAAGATGTCTGAACCTTTTGATAAAGCCTGATAGGGGGAGGATAATATTCGATGGAATAGATATAACAAGTGGGAACATAGATATTCACAGAATTAGGCAGGAGATAGGGTTTGTGTTTCAGAGCTACAATCTATTCGCGCATTTGACTGCAATAGAAAATGTTATGCTGGGTCTTGTAAAGGTTAAGAAGATGGGTAGAGAGGAGGCCAAGAAGGTTGCGGCCGAGGCTCTCTTGTCAGTTGGGATAACAGAGGATCTTTGGAGCAAGTATCCAGCCCAGCTATCTGGTGGTCAGCAACAGAGGGTTGCAATAGCAAGGGCTATAGCAATGAACCCGAGGCTTCTACTCCTAGACGAGCCAACCTCTGCCCTAGATCCAGAGCTTACTGTAGAGGTTTTGAAGGTTCTTGAAAAGTTATCTGAAAAGAGAATGACAATGATTATTGTTACCCACGAGCTCGGGTTTGCTATGAGGGTAGCAGATGAGGTTGTGTTTATGGAGGATGGTACAATAGTTGAGAGTGGCCCTCCAGAAAAGATTTTGCTCAATCCTGAGAAGGAGAGGACAAGAGCCTTTGTTTCAAAGCTAATGGAGCTATACAGGATGGAGAGGTTGCATAGATGA
- a CDS encoding ABC transporter permease subunit (The N-terminal region of this protein, as described by TIGR01726, is a three transmembrane segment that identifies a subfamily of ABC transporter permease subunits, which specificities that include histidine, arginine, glutamine, glutamate, L-cystine (sic), the opines (in Agrobacterium) octopine and nopaline, etc.), with the protein MSLAQLFQTISFIALNGIANTFLLSFGAFSLGLALGSLLAFLQVLGGFLAKVIDYVTRIFRSIPPVLMLFIVFYGFRIDNVVAAIVGLGIISSSYQSQIFRGVIEAVAARQFEAALSIGFSRWDAFRNVIFPQVILLSIPALLNEFTTILKDSSIAYAIGVVEIFTVAINLANARMEYALPLISVSILYIIICLSISYTANLIHKKIALLGYGGSI; encoded by the coding sequence ATGAGCCTTGCACAACTTTTTCAAACAATTTCATTCATAGCTTTGAATGGTATTGCAAACACCTTTCTACTGTCCTTTGGAGCTTTTTCACTAGGTCTTGCACTTGGCTCGTTGCTAGCCTTTCTACAAGTTCTTGGTGGTTTCTTAGCTAAGGTGATAGACTATGTCACAAGGATTTTCCGTAGCATCCCACCTGTTCTAATGCTTTTTATAGTGTTCTACGGTTTTAGAATAGATAATGTTGTTGCCGCTATAGTTGGACTTGGGATTATAAGCTCCTCATACCAGTCACAGATTTTTAGAGGTGTTATAGAAGCTGTTGCTGCTAGACAATTTGAGGCCGCTCTTTCAATAGGTTTTAGCAGATGGGATGCATTTCGCAATGTTATCTTCCCACAAGTGATATTGCTATCTATCCCGGCTTTGCTAAACGAATTTACAACGATTCTAAAGGATTCGTCAATAGCTTATGCTATAGGGGTTGTAGAGATATTCACTGTTGCAATAAACTTGGCTAACGCTAGAATGGAATATGCCCTCCCCTTAATATCTGTATCAATTCTATACATAATAATATGTCTTAGCATATCATATACCGCCAATCTAATACACAAGAAAATAGCTTTGCTGGGCTATGGTGGGTCGATATGA
- a CDS encoding amino acid ABC transporter permease, with protein sequence MIEEVLRIFTNYGSELLSALILTLEVTFISFAIGLGGGALIAILRASSPKPIKALIMLLVELVRGTPMVVQLFFIYYALPQIGVKLDPFSASVVAMGLNSAIYQSEYWRTAISSIPRTQWEAAYSLGLNTLGVLANVVMPQALRIAMPLLSNELIYLLKFSSIAYFVALPELVYTGKWIASKTFAYIEIYTIIAIFYIVITLFLSEILNRIEKKLYIPGLAIKRI encoded by the coding sequence ATGATTGAGGAAGTGCTAAGGATTTTCACAAACTATGGTTCAGAGTTGCTATCTGCTCTAATTCTAACACTTGAAGTGACATTCATTTCTTTTGCTATTGGCCTCGGCGGAGGGGCTCTCATAGCAATTCTAAGAGCATCTTCGCCAAAGCCAATAAAAGCATTGATAATGTTGCTAGTAGAGCTTGTGAGAGGAACCCCCATGGTTGTACAGCTCTTCTTCATATACTATGCATTGCCACAAATCGGTGTGAAACTAGATCCATTCTCAGCAAGTGTTGTGGCAATGGGTTTAAACTCGGCTATTTACCAATCAGAGTATTGGAGAACAGCAATAAGCTCTATCCCAAGAACGCAGTGGGAAGCTGCATACTCTCTTGGATTAAATACTCTTGGTGTACTGGCAAATGTTGTTATGCCCCAAGCCCTTAGAATAGCCATGCCACTGCTTTCAAATGAGCTGATATACCTACTGAAATTCAGCTCTATAGCATATTTCGTTGCCTTGCCCGAGCTTGTCTACACAGGGAAGTGGATAGCCTCAAAAACATTTGCATACATAGAGATATACACCATCATAGCAATATTCTATATAGTCATAACACTATTTTTAAGCGAGATACTAAACAGAATAGAAAAGAAACTGTATATACCAGGACTAGCAATAAAAAGAATATAG
- a CDS encoding basic amino acid ABC transporter substrate-binding protein, giving the protein MSRWLYVIVAIILVAIVAFAAYYLVFSKPAEKVLRVGTSPDFPPFEFINESNNEVVGIDIDLIKAIANKLGYKVQIVSMDFDGLIPALEQGQVDVVISGMTITEERAKRVDFSIPYWKADQAIIVVKGSSYRPSSIEDLANHVVGVQSGTTAEELLDEYVNKGLSINIKRYSSYTLAVQDLINGRVDAVLVDSPVAKALAKKYNVEVTATIQTGEEYGIAVRKGNKELLDQINKALNEILNSSEWDAIVSKYTG; this is encoded by the coding sequence ATGAGTAGATGGCTATACGTAATAGTGGCTATCATACTTGTTGCGATAGTTGCCTTTGCAGCCTATTACTTGGTTTTCTCAAAGCCTGCAGAAAAAGTCTTAAGAGTTGGTACCTCGCCTGATTTTCCGCCCTTTGAATTTATAAATGAGAGTAATAATGAGGTTGTCGGCATAGACATTGACTTGATTAAGGCTATAGCCAATAAGCTTGGGTACAAGGTTCAGATTGTGAGCATGGATTTCGATGGGCTTATACCAGCTCTTGAACAGGGTCAAGTGGATGTTGTTATATCTGGTATGACCATAACTGAGGAGAGGGCTAAGAGAGTTGATTTTAGTATACCGTATTGGAAAGCTGATCAGGCTATAATAGTTGTTAAGGGGTCTTCCTATAGGCCGTCGTCTATAGAGGACCTGGCCAACCATGTTGTTGGTGTTCAAAGTGGTACCACGGCTGAGGAGCTTCTCGACGAATATGTCAATAAGGGGCTTAGCATAAATATTAAGAGGTATTCCTCATACACACTAGCAGTTCAAGACCTTATTAATGGCAGGGTCGATGCCGTTTTAGTAGACTCTCCCGTGGCCAAGGCTCTTGCAAAGAAATACAATGTTGAGGTGACAGCAACTATACAAACTGGTGAAGAGTATGGAATAGCTGTTAGAAAAGGCAACAAAGAGCTTTTGGATCAGATAAACAAGGCTTTGAATGAGATTCTTAATAGTAGTGAGTGGGATGCTATAGTCTCTAAATACACGGGCTAG